From Medicago truncatula cultivar Jemalong A17 chromosome 7, MtrunA17r5.0-ANR, whole genome shotgun sequence, a single genomic window includes:
- the LOC112416611 gene encoding protein FAR1-RELATED SEQUENCE 5-like, with amino-acid sequence MNVMNSKRDDLTEMKFLISKLKENGYAYYIREKCESKTVQDLFWTHPTSVKLFNNFPTVLIMDSMYKTNLYMMPLFEIVELTSTYLTYSVGFAFMMSEKEDNFTWALQMLLKLRNRNNDMPKVVVTDRDTTMMNVVENVFPDSSVILCYFHVGKNVREKIITDCKVKQNVVVMDGQHGRMNFWINTTVSKHS; translated from the coding sequence atgaacgtcatgAATTCAAAAAGGGATGACTTGACGGAGATGAAATTTCTAATCTCAAAGTTGAAAGAGAATGGATATGCTTATTACATAAGAGAAAAATGTGAAAGTAAAACTGTTCAAGACTTATTTTGGACTCATCCAACATCGGTAaaattgtttaacaattttccaactgTTTTGATAATGGATTCCATGTACAAAACAAACTTGTACATGATGCCATTGTTTGAAATAGTTGAACTCACTTCAACctatttgacatattcggttggttTTGCATTTATGATGTCGGAGAAGGAGGATAACTTTACTTGGGCTTTGCAAATGTTGCTGAAACTTCGTAACCGAAATAATGATATGCCTAAGGTGGTAGTGACCGATAGGGACACGACTATGATGAATGTCGTAGAAAATGTTTTCCCTGATAGTAGTGtaatactttgttattttcatgttGGGAAAAATGTTAGAGAAAAAATCATCACCGATTGTAAAGTTAAACAAAATGTTGTGGTAATGGATGGACAACATGGGAGGATGAATTTTTGGATCAACACAACCGTTTCCAAACACTCATAG
- the LOC120577028 gene encoding uncharacterized protein — MKVEAPIKVEASVKVEAFVKVEASSVNSDVWKLCDNKLDTTHFFSTRGTWKDKDKLLGWVRRQANRAGFTVVIKISCEGGNAMLELVYERSGEHKVSKRKVKHETTGSRKCGCLFKVRGYVVKEDNAWKLAILNGVHNHEMVPYVAGNLLVGRQEDCT, encoded by the exons ATGAAG GTTGAAGCTCCCATTAAGGTCGAAGCTTCCGTGAAGGTTGAAGCTTTCGTTAAAGTTGAGGCTTCAAGCGTCAATTCCGATGTGTGGAAACTTTGTGACAACAAATTGGACACAACTCATTTCTTTTCGACCCGAGGTACATGGAAAGATAAAGACAAATTGCTCGGTTGGGTTCGTCGACAAGCAAATAGGGCTGGATTTACGGTTGTCATTAAAATATCTTGTGAAGGTGGAAATGCTATGTTGGAGTTGGTTTATGAACGTAGTGGCGAGCACAAAGTATCAAAGAGAAAAGTGAAGCATGAAACAACGGgatcaagaaaatgtgggtgtTTGTTCAAGGTGCGTGGATATGTCGTCAAGGAAGACAATGCTTGGAAATTGGCTATTCTTAATGGTGTTCACAACCATGAGATGGTGCCGTATGTAGCAGGGAACCTTCTTGTcggacgacaagaagattgtacatGA
- the LOC25498157 gene encoding uncharacterized protein: MLRFCSLQPFHAIQRSKVAGFRSLHTVKMNLRGNHSLENQHPIMYQNIIVMRHGERMDNFVPSWTSTAARPWDPPLTQPGQVRAFQIGQSIRQSLGLPIHRLIVSPFLRCIQTAAELVIALSAVNDVRESDISDNILIDPLKVKVSLEYGLCEMINSIAIRLNVAPKDGNLSFDISELAAMLPAGTVDNNVEMVYKELPKWEESVLQARARYQQTINNLADKYPTQNLLFVTHGEGIEVALSSFKKDVVVDKVQYCGYVQLKRPIFERDHSLIGGKFNVLTHSGQSGVTYVSS, from the exons ATGCTTCGTTTCTGCTCTCTTCAACCATTTCATGCTATTCAGAGGAGTAAAGTAGCTGGCTTTCGATCATTACATACAG TGAAAATGAATTTAAGAGGAAACCATAGTTTGGAAAATCAACACCCAATTATGTACCAGAATATCATCGTGATGAGGCATGGTGAACGTATGGATAACTTTGTACCCTCATGGACATCCACGGCAGCACGGCCGTGGGATCCTCCGTTGACCCAACCGGGCCAGGTTCGAGCATTTCAAATAGGACAAAGTATCCGACAAAGTCTTGGTCTTCCGATACATCGACTCATTGTCTCTCCATTTCTTCGCTGCATCCAGACTGCTGCCGAACTTGTTATTGCTCTCTCTGCCGTTAACGATGTTCGTGAAAGTGACATTAGTGACAATATTCTCATTGATCCTTTAAAAGTAAAG GTCTCTCTTGAGTATGGATTATGTGAAATGATAAACAGCATAGCTATACGTCTCAATGTTGCTCCTAAAGATGGAAATTTGAGTTTTGATATATCAGAACTTGCAGCCATGCTCCCAGCTGGGACAGTGGATAATAATGTAGAAATGGTCTATAAAGAG CTACCTAAGTGGGAAGAATCAGTTTTGCAAGCTAGGGCAAGATATCAACAAACAATTAACAACCTTGCAGATAAATATCCTACTCAGAACTTGTTGTTTGTTACACATg GTGAAGGAATTGAAGTGGCTCTTTCTTCATTCAAAAAAGATGTTGTGGTAGATAAAGTGCAATATTGTGGTTATGTACAACTTAAACGTCCTATTTTTGAAAGAGATCACTCCCTTATTGGTGGAAAGTTTAATGTACTAACTCATAGTGGTCAAAGTGGGGTGACCTATGTTTCCTCATAA
- the LOC25498158 gene encoding SNF2 domain-containing protein CLASSY 3 — protein MEELAREANNKHSESSYVDVDVDVDDGEEEEEEEEEEDKGEDLSKIWEEFSNGLLEMVREVEDQKCVISETNNVEVNIENSPSSVCNDVSEHADHSNLITFEKKDYFDPVKGCSSSKGNGESKKRESKSVGIKMQNVSNKYDFQFVADQPISFVHSKVHKGESNNANAKAKSKDDAKVYENVNVNVGDSDEGKQKHVKGLGVGGVSSPQAKQEKMRDSDKPKMTENKGGDCKSRFRIRNGEKKESMNNNGLTKMFVPKELCLAKLLAECFWGNKNTMKKDSIVLEVKDGNDDWRDRDTRSPPVCVETPPQIWSLKKVEEVQKTKEELEQEPLWDQMDTALRESEAESMIGNLGTNDMRNPSTLCEHDTCFDDQIGVYCRWCGVVVTEIKYVSQLVMDRFPSEGSGKRASFDDSVNVSHFDGSQFNVSDGEPETNFSHNEGTVWDLIPDDVKETLYPHQLEGFEFIWKNLTGHIDLHKLSKTNPRREGGCIISHAPGTGKTRLTIMFLMSYLKVFPKCLPVIVAPASLLLTWEDEFKKWDIGVPFHNLNNLKLSGKEHDDAVDFVNWSNKRLSKDTTRMVKLISWYKEKSILGISYNLYEKLAGEGGSKRRKKRKHTNVEKRKQNGDMRNALLESPGLLVLDEGHIPRNERSLIWKVLSKIQTRKRIILSGTPFQNNFLELYNILSLVKPSFPNTIPHELKKFCLKQEYKKVSEEWSWEADYGNSTCNPSDHKIKQLKLLMDPFVHVHKGAILQKKLPGIRNCKLTLKPDSLQKQILDSIQSRQNALIFERKLTMASIHPYLFLECDLLKEEESVVDKDQLEKLRLNPYVGVKTKFLVEFVRLCDAVKEKVLVFSQLIRPLCLIIDQLSHISLNWTVGKEILFMHGEVSLKDRQSLIHSFNDANSQAKILLASTNACSEGISLVGASRVVLLDVVWNPSVDRQAISRAYRIGQKKVVYTYHLLTEGTAEKIKHRKQAEKHRLSELVFSAKNADKDKSKSCAVNFEDRILDQLKQHETFKDVFVTVQSKERDLVESFGS, from the exons ATGGAGGAGTTAGCGAGAGAGGCGAACAATAAACACAGTGAATCCTcttatgttgatgttgatgttgatgttgatgatggtgaggaggaggaggaggaggaggaggaggaggacaAAGGGGAGGATTTGAGTAAGATTTGGGAAGAATTTTCCAATGGGTTACTGGAGATGGTGAGAGAGGTGGAGGATCAAAAATGTGTAATTTCTGAGACGAATAATGTGGAGGTAAACATTGAAAATAGTCCTTCTTCTGTTTGCAATGATGTATCAGAACATGCAGATCATTCCAATTTAATAACCTTTGAGAAAAAGGATTATTTTGATCCAGTGAAGGGTTGTTCTTCTTCCAAAGGGAATGGAGAATCGAAGAAACGTGAATCAAAGAGTGTAGGCATAAAAATGCAAAATGTCAgtaataaatatgattttcaatTTGTTGCTGATCAACCTATAAGTTTTGTTCATTCTAAGGTTCACAAGGGTGAGTCAAATAATGCCAATGCCAAAGCAAAATCCAAAGATGATGCTAAAGTTTATGAGAATGTGAATGTGAATGTTGGTGATTCTGATGAAGGAAAACAGAAACATGTCAAAGGTTTAGGTGTTGGAGGAGTTTCTTCCCCTCAAGCAAAACAAGAAAAGATGAGGGATTCAgataaaccaaaaatgacaGAGAATAAAGGGGGGGACTGTAAAAGCAGATTTAGGATCCGTAATGGTGAGAAGAAGGAATCTATGAACAACAATGGTTTGACTAAAATGTTTGTGCCGAAGGAGCTGTGTTTAGCTAAACTCCTTGCAGAATGCTTTTGGGGCAACAAGAATACAATGAAGAAGGATTCAATTGTGTTGGAGGTGAAGGATGGCAACGATGATTGGCGAGATAGAGATACACGGTCACCGCCGGTTTGTGTTGAGACACCTCCACAGATATGGAGCCTTAAAAAGGTGGAAGAAGTGCAAAAGACCAAAGAGGAGTTGGAGCAGGAACCGTTATGGGATCAAATGGATACAGCCCTTAGAGAATCAGAAGCTGAATCCATG ATTGGAAATTTAGGGACAAATGACATGAGAAATCCATCCACTCTTTGTGAACACGACACTTGTTTCGACGATCAGATTGGTGTATATTGCAGATGGTGTGGTGTGGTTGTCACTGAGATCAAATATGTCTCACAACTGGTG ATGGATAGATTTCCCTCTGAAGGTTCTGGAAAAAGGGCTTCATTTGATGATTCAGTAAATGTCTCACACTTTGATGGCTCTCAGTTCAATGTTTCTGATGGTGAACCAGAGACTAATTTCTCTCATAATGAAGGCACTGTTTGGGACCTAATTCCTGATGATGTGAAAGAAACCTTGTATCCTCATCAACTAGAAGGCTTTGAGTTCATTTGGAAAAACTTGACAGGACACATCGATCTTCACAAGTTAAGTAAAACCAATCCTCGCAGGGAGGGTGGCTGCATTATCTCCCATGCTCCCGGAACCGGAAAGACAAGGTTGACTATAATGTTTCTCATGTCATATCTGAAAGTGTTTCCTAAATGCTTGCCGGTTATTGTTGCTCCTGCGAGTTTGTTACTTACTTGGGAAGATGAGTTCAAAAAATGGGACATTGGAGTTCCATTTCACAATTTGAACAATCTCAAATTATCCGGTAAAGAGCATGATGATGCTGTTGATTTTGTTAATTGGTCTAATAAGCGGCTTAGTAAGGATACAACACGGATGGTGAAACTGATTTCTTGGTACAAAGAAAAGAGCATTCTGGGAATCAGTTACAATTTGTACGAGAAGCTAGCCGGAGAAGGGGGATCCAAACGCaggaaaaagagaaaacataCAAATGTGGAGAAGAGGAAACAAAATGGCGATATGAGAAACGCTTTACTTGAATCTCCTGGTTTGTTAGTGCTAGATGAAGGACACATACCGAGAAATGAAAGAAGTCTTATTTGGAAGGTATTGTCGAAAATTCAAACCCGCAAGCGGATCATCCTTTCTGGAACTCCTTTCCAGAACAATTTCTTGGAACTGTACAACATTTTGAGCCTAGTGAAGCCTTCGTTTCCTAACACGATACCGCATGAGCTGAAAAAGTTTTGCCTGAAGCAGGAATATAAAAAAGTATCTGAAGAATGGAGTTGGGAAGCCGATTATGGCAACTCAACCTGTAATCCTTCCGACCATAAGATCAAACAGTTAAAATTGCTTATGGATCCATTTGTTCATGTTCATAAAGGTGCGATCCTTCAAAAGAAGCTCCCTGGGATAAGAAATTGTAAGCTGACTTTGAAGCCGGACAGTTTGCAGAAGCAAATTCTTGACAGCATTCAAAGTCGTCAGAACGCGTTGATCTTTGAGCGTAAGCTGACAATGGCATCAATCCATCCGTATCTTTTCCTCGAATGCGATCTTTTGAAAGAAGAGGAATCTGTTGTCGACAAGGACCAGCTAGaaaagcttcgattgaatccatATGTAGGTGTGAAAACCAAATTTCTGGTTGAGTTTGTTAGACTTTGTGATGCTGTTAAAGAGAAAGTTCTTGTGTTCAGCCAATTAATCCGTCCCTTATGCTTAATCATAGACCAATTATCGCACATTTCTTTAAACTGGACAGTGGGGAAGGAAATCCTCTTCATGCATGGAGAGGTTAGTCTAAAGGACAGACAATCCTTAATCCATAGCTTCAATGATGCTAACAGCCAAGCAAAGATCCTCCTTGCATCGACAAATGCTTGTTCCGAGGGAATTAGCTTAGTCGGAGCATCAAGGGTTGTGCTGCTCGATGTTGTATGGAATCCATCAGTCGATCGACAGGCTATCAGTAGAGCATATAGGATTGGCCAAAAGAAGGTTGTATACACTTACCATCTGCTCACCGAAGGGACTGCTGAGAAAATAAAACATCGCAAACAGGCCGAAAAGCACAGGTTATCTGAACTGGTTTTTTCGGCTAAAAATGCTGATAAAGATAAGTCCAAGAGTTGTGCTGTTAACTTTGAAGATAGAATTCTTGATCAGTTGAAACAGCACGAAACGTTCAAAGACGTGTTTGTTACAGTTCAGTCAAAGGAGCGAGATTTGGTTGAGAGTTTCGGCTCTTGA